AAACATTCCTGTTCCACAGGTTAAAAAAACAGCAATAGGCGTCATTTGTCCATTGTTTAAGTTATTTATATTACTGTTACTCCAGCCACTCATGCCGTACCAGCCTCTGTAATTAAAAAAACCAGCTCCATTATTTATTCCATTTGCCATTCCGTTCACATAACTTCCTGAATAGGTTTCGTCAAATGTAAAATGAGGATTATTGTCTAGTATCATCTCTTTGATATATTTATTAGTTGTTATACAAGATTGTCCTGATTGAGAAGTATCACCAATAAGTACAGCATTGGTAAGCCAATCAGGATTTTGATTATACGGGTTTTTCTCATAGTTCAATGTTTTAATTACAATTATTTGTAACTCAGTGATACTTTCGTATGACAATCTTCCTAAAAAAGCATCAGCTAAAATATCGTTACCACTCAATAAAGAATAGAATTGGTCGCCCTCGCCTGACCCTGAATAACTTGTTGGAATATGATTTACATCACCAGCAAGAGCGATATACTCAGGAGGATTCTCCCATGTATTATAAGCATTCTGTATATAGCTTTTGATAGATGATGTTGAAGTTCCTGTGACAGTTGTGGACACCATGTGTGTTTCGAAACCCTTTTTATTTCTCCAATCAATAAGATAATTCAAGGTTTGAGCAACTTGATTATCATCTTTATAGATTAAGAGGTATGAAGGTTTTTGATACCCTCTTACACTTCCTACAACTTCGTCATAATTCATTACAGTGCTTTCGTAGATAGGCTCGAAAGCTTTTGAAATATATTCCTTGTTTAGCATCGATCTAGAATTCGAAATGACTTCTACTTTGATTTTAACATTCTCATATATTTCAATTTTATTATCAGAAGGAAAAAATTTGAAAGGATTTACTGTAATTGCTGATAAATTCAAATCCCTTAGAGTTACGATTTCACCAATTTTTGCCGTTTCAAATGGATAGAAACCTTTCCCCTCATAAAAACTACTATTTTTAATGAACACATTTTCACCATTAATGAGCTCTAAACTCTCTCTGGGATAAACTTTAAAGTTCTCTACAGTTTTAATACTAGCATCTTCAATACTAATTTTAACATTAGCATCAGCAGGTACAGACAAAAATCTAGATACGGTCGAAAGCCATGGCATACCCTCATCGGTAGTTTCCCCTTCACCAGAAATAGAAATTTTTTTATAATCTATTCCATCTACTTGAATATCATCTATATCGTATTCTTTCAAGTTAAAATCAACGTAATAGACATCACCTTTTTTGTTATATTCAAAAAGTTTACTGTTTTTGTTTTTCTCTACAATTACATTCTCAGCAAACAGGAAGGAAACAATAACCAACAATGGTATAACAACTTTCATTTTATCCCCCTAATCTTTTATCTTTAGTACAACGATTCCTTTTCTGGTCGCCGCATAGATTTTATCATTTTTTATTATTGCGTCATAGCAATAGTCTAAATCATTAAAATTATCAATAAATTTCACATTCATCGAATCTGTTATGTCATAGAGATACAAACCACCTCCCCCAGAAGAAACAACAGCATATTTATCATCGAACGATATACTTTGAGCAAAACCATTAGTATCAAAACTGAAAAGAATTTCACCGGTATCTTTCTTTAAACCACAAAATCCATCTTGTCTTGCTGCAACATATATAATATCTCCGTTAAGTCTGATATTTAATGGCTCTCCAGGTGTATCATATGTTTTTACAACTTCACTCGTTTCATAATTAATCACATCAACACCTAACTGACCTTTCGACACATATATGTAAGTATCGTCAATATCAAAACTTTCAATATCATAACTACAAGTATGCCTTGTCCAACTTTCGAAATTCCAAGAGTAATATTCTCCAATATCTACCATCTTACCACCCCCCTGAACAGCCCAGTTACTTCCATTTTGATTTGACCAAAATGGCGAAATATTACCTTCACTATCAACATCAATCTTCAGATCATTCACTGAAACTGTTTGACCTGTTATTTTTGCAGTAAATACAGTATATAGAGAATCTATATTTTCCATATTCAACAGATAAATACCTGCTGATTCACCATAACGACTATAAAACACGCAATAGTCTAAATCTTTGACTTTTCTAGCTAACCTAATATTTTCAAAACTTTGTTCTCGATATTTAACTTTAACTGTATCTTCATCGTAATAATAAACTCCGACACCTGCCATATCATTGGCAAAAACGATGTAGTTATTATCACCATCAAGATCACGAACATAACCACCTGTTTCTACAGTTTTTATGTATTCAATTTTGTTTTCTGGTTCATTCCCAGTAACAGGATCCTCCGGTGTTGCACAGCTCATTATAAGCACCAAAACGATTACAGTGTAGATCAATCTTTTAAGCATAATTATTCCAAGTTTATTTTTTTCTGAGCTTAATATAGATCTACTAAAAAAATCAAACAAAGTTAAGAAAATTGAAACACCAAATAGTCCCATATTATAATTAAGATTTAGACATTTACTGAGATATGGAGATTCTAATTTCGATAAATTTTTTCTTAAAAATTCTCTAAAAATTTAGACATTTTTTTATTCAGAGGATTAAACACTTGTTCAAGATTTCTAAATCTATATCTAAACTTTAATGAATAGATATATGACCCATCCTCATCTAGGGAATCGTAAAGATAACCAACTGAACCTGTAATATATCTACCAAATCTAAAATCTATTGATTCTAAAGATTCATAACCAAATTTTCTATCTATCTCAGATAGAGAGTTCTCTTCTCCAATAAACTTGCCTTTTAGATTTAAACTCAGACTATTTGTGATAAATTTTGTAAAGAAGATCTCACTGTCCACAAAGTATTCTGCTACATAATTGTAAGATTTTAACTGTTGCTTGTCCTTTGTAAGTACATTTTTTGTAAAACTTGGTCTAATAGTTAAATACCCCCCTAGTAATTCACCAACAGCTGACTCTATAGGATTTAAAAAGGTTTTAAACATCTTATTATCCATTGCCATATTAAACATTGAATTAACAGTATTTTCTGTATCAATATCAAGTAATGGTGAGTCCTTTTGAGAAAACCATGGGTTCCCATCCTCGTCTGTAATATCTATAGAGAAATTTGAGATGAAAGCACCTTCACTATCTATAATTTCTCCCTTATCTCTGGTAACAATTTTTATATAAACATCTTCAAATTCAGGTGCAGAAAGAGAATCTGTTCTACTCATCGCAACAGTTTTACCCATTCCAGAAAGATAGGGATCTATTCTTTTCATCCCTTTATTTCTGTCAAAATCTAGATTGGCTTCCATCAGATCAAAATTTAAAGCTGAATATGTAACCTCTCCCCCCTCCGCTTCTATTTTTCCAGATAGTTTAAACGTATCTTTTTTCATATACATTCCAATGATTTTCAGACCTTCATTGGAAGGAGTTATTGGTATTTTTGCTCTGTTTAGCGATCTATTTTCTGAAAAACTTAATGATGATAAAAACCTGCTAAAGATATTCTTTTCAGTTTGATTTGCATTATAAAAATAAACATTACCATAACTTGGAACAATTTCAAGATCAAACCAGACATAATCAAAAATATTGTCAGAATGAGGAGCACCTGGATGCTCATCGATCATTGGATAGGTCATTCTCACATTGCTTATCATACCTCTTCCACTTAGCGTAAATATCCCGTTTCTCTTACCAATGTAAAAATGATCATTATCGTAACCTGTTAAATTGAATTTACCCCAGGAATTTTCTTCCATAAATCCTGGAATTCTGGCGGTAATTGGACCTTCTTCAAAAATGAAAGAGGCTGTACCGATATTATAACCTGGAGGTATTATAACATCTTCAAAACCATTTACACCAAATTCATTAATCAGATTTACAACAACATCATCCCTATCAGATATTGCTGTAATCCTATCAATAAAAATAGAATCATTTCTAACATGAAAACCGCCTTTAAAATCTCTTAATAGTGGAATAATACCATCTATTTCCATCCTTCCATCATGCATTTGCAGATCAGCATAATCCAATCTAGGTTTTAGTAATGTCCCTCCTATTTTTACTGGACCTTTAAAGACACCTGTACAATTTTTAAGAACACCACTATGCCTGTCAGCAAGCTTAAGAAGATCAGCACTTAGATTACCTTCAATATTAATTTTATCTTTCAAGCTGTATGGAAATGTACCCTTTAGATCCAGGTCAAACATGTTTTCACTTTTTACTTTTAACTCATCAAGGAATACATTTATATCATCTCCAGAAATTTTTGCTGAAAAATCCTCTATATAATCTTCACCCATTCTTAAACCCGTTGATGAAAAATCAACAGAAAGATCGTGAGGCCTCCAATTACTTCCTTTGAAGTTAAGGTTCATATCCAGTGTTCCTTCAGGAAATGGTATATTAAAAAATGTGGAAAGATTTTTGCAGTTTATACTACTTTTCCCAGACAACGTAATATCCCCGTCAAGACTAATATTTCCTGTATAACACCCAAACAGTCTACTCTTGTTAAACATTATTACTTTGTCTATACTAAGATTACCGCTACCGTAATGAAGATCAATTTCCCCATTTATATGTTGGTCAGCGATATCGAAAGTTGACGTTAATCTATTCTCGTAATATGACAGATCAATTTCTGGATCAAAATTCTTACCATAAATCGATATAATAATATCAGAGTTTGAACTAAATGTTTCAGAATCAACCAACTCTCCCAAATTCAACCCCAAGCCAGCAAAATAACCATCCAAAACATTTGATTTTAGATTTATTGAAAGAGATCCTTCAAAAGGTCTATTATTGATATTCAAATTTTCAACTAATAATACATCTTTGTTTAAAAAAAGATCGGAGTAGACAGGAACAGGAAAAAACTTTTTGTTATACAATCTTACCTTTCCAGTATACAAGCTATTTACCTTGCTATTAAAAAAAACTGAATAATCTCCATATAAAGGATCCTGCTCATCATTTGCTTTTAATACAGCTCTTATTTTGTCATTTAGAGATTCCAGTTCAAAAGCACAATTCTTTATCTTTAGAGGAAAATTTTTCATCAATAAATTACCAATATTGCTTAATCTGGACGTTTCAAAAGAAAAATCAAAATCATTCATTGTTAACCAAAAACTACCAGACTTACCCTCTTTATCTTTAGTTATGAATGACAAACGATTATCGTCATAATTACCAATAATTGAAATTCCGACTTCATCAGAAATCGTAAAATCATAAAAATCATTAACAAAATTTACTTCTAATTCACCAGATTTGTAAGATAAATCCCCACTTAGAGCACCAAATATTCTTTCATTTAACATATCATTATGGTAAAAATCCGATACTTTTCCTATACAATTTATATCTGTTGTAAATTCCATTGATCCGATATCACCGGAAGCTATAGCTGAAACATTTGATTCTCCAGATGTAGAAGAGATGTTAAAACTGGAAATTTTCTGATCTTTATAATTAATGTTAATTCTTGTTGAATCAAACTTCAAATCATCAAAGAAAAAATTTTTTAGAACAACATCTCCATTTATCAGAGGATTAAAAATATCTCCGTTAATATCTATAGTTGTTTTTGAAATTCCATTTTTCAAGCTTTTTAATAACTTTTTAGAAAATCCGTTCTGCTCTGAGAGCAAAATCTCGATACTTTTTATAAGATTTTCACCTTCAATCTTTAAATTTAATTTTGGATCATGGATGTCAAACATTTTTCCACTTAACAAAACTCTGGACATCTCATTTTCTGCGGAAAGTTTATTTATACTTATTTCGTTATTTAAAATATTACAATCAAGTAGAATTTTATCAAATACTTTTCCATTTTTGTAACACAAAGAATCAAAAGCAACATTGGCTGACCCTTTGAGCTTAAACTCATTTTTTCTGTTTTTATTGTATTCAAATTGAAGAAAACCTTCCAATAGTATTTCTTCTAAATCATACTCTTTGTAATTAAACCCTTTTGAATATAAAGTTTTGTCTATCTTCAAAGAGAAATCACTTGAATATTTATTAAAATCAGCAAACCCATTTAAATGAATATTTCTTGTTATATTTTTCCCAATACATCCATCTATCTTAACTTTGAACAGATTATCTTTCAAAAAAAAGATAACACCATCCGTTTTTTTTATAAAATCAATTCCTGCTGAACTTATTTCAATATTCATGAATTTTATTGATTTTAAAAAACTGTATTCCTTAAGAGATAATAAAAACTTTTTATAACCCTTCTCTAAATCATCATTTATAATATCAAGACTACTTAATGAATCACTTTTACTTTGGCTAAAATATGAAACTCTACAACCAGCAATCACTATATCACTAATCCATTTACTAAAATCTGTCCCTTGTTTTACAATTCTGTGAGGATTTAGAGTTAACTTTAGTGTATCAATTTCTATTACATATTTATCCGAACTTATTTTTGTGCCTATGAAATAGAAGTTATTAAGATCCATTCCAGTTTGTTCAATTTCCACTTCACTATTTAATGAACTAGAGATTTTGTCTGAAATTAAATCTTTTACTTCAGAGGATAAAAAATAATTCTTACCTATTCTGTATCCAAAATAGAGAAGTAGAACCATTGCAATTAGCAATGATATGATCAAATACCTCTTTTTCAGCTATCTACCCCCCGATTAGCCGTAAGCCATCAATTATAGTACAATTTATTTGAAAAATCCACAATATCATAGCTATAATTAACACTTGACAAAAACAGACACATTCACATATATTCATATGAGCAAACATTCATATGAAAGGATGATATGAATAAGATTGAAACATGCGACTGCAACATAATCCACGAAGAAGTTGTGAATGAAAAAAGAAAATCCATGCCTTCAGAAGAAAAACTTTTTGATGTGGCTGAATTGTTTAAAATTTTTGGAGATTCAACAAGAATTAAAATTTTGTGGGCTATTTCGGGAAAAGAGATGTGCGTATGCGATATTGCTGCACTATTGAACATGACACAGTCAGCTATCTCTCATCAGCTTAGAATCTTAAAACAAACAAGATTGGTTAAGTATCGAAAAGATGGTAAAGTTGTTTATTACTCCCTCCTTGATGATCATGTAACAAAAATAATCGATATTGGTATGGAGCATATAAATGAATAAATCAAAATACAATTTCCATGGTATCGATTGTCCGGTTTGTGCTGGAAAGATTGAAAGAGAGATCAATAAAATTAAAGACATTCAAGCAAATATAAATTTTTCTGCTGGAACTATTTCAATAAACTACAGGAATTTTAATGAAACTGATCTTTTAAATAAAATCAATGCTACCATGCATCAAACCGAGCCTGGTTCTGGAATTTCTAAGTTGCTAAAGTTAAAAATGAATAATATCTGTAATTCATCCTGTTGTAACACAGGTCATCACGAACATGATCATTCAGACCACAACAATCGCGAACACAACCACGATGAACATAATAATGACGATACAGGTTTTGATAAAAAAACTGTATTATTCTTTTTTACTTCACTTGCCCTATTGATTTTCTCTCTTTTTATTGAAAACGACATCATTAGCACATCTGGATTTATTCTTTCCTACATAATTGGTGGTTATACAGTAATTTTGAAAGCTTTTAATAATCTTAAGCGAGGAAGTTTATTTGATGAAAATTTTCTCATGGTCATAGCTACTTTCGGAGCAATTTATCTAAAAGAGTTTCCTGAAGCTGTATCAGTGATGCTTTTCTATAAGGCTGGTGAAATTTTTCAGCACAGAGCCGTTCAAAAATCCAGAAATCAGATTAAATCACTAACTTCATTATTACCGGAAAAAATTAGAGTTATTTCTGAAAGCGGATTTGTTGAAAAGTATCCAACTGAAGCAGTTATAGGAGAAATTTTTGAGGTTAGAACTGGTGAAAAAGTTCCAGTCGATGGAGTGATAATCGAGGGTTCCACTACTATGAATACTTCTTCATTGAATGGTGAATCCCTTGAAAAGCTATACACAATTGAGGATGAAATTCTTGGTGGTTTTGTAAATACTGGTTCAAATATAAAAGTCAGAGTAAATAGAGATTATAAAAACACTACCGTTTCAAGAATATTAAACATCATTGAAAATGCAGTGGACAAAAAATCAGCAACTGA
This region of Candidatus Delongbacteria bacterium genomic DNA includes:
- a CDS encoding winged helix-turn-helix transcriptional regulator; this translates as MNKIETCDCNIIHEEVVNEKRKSMPSEEKLFDVAELFKIFGDSTRIKILWAISGKEMCVCDIAALLNMTQSAISHQLRILKQTRLVKYRKDGKVVYYSLLDDHVTKIIDIGMEHINE